One Agrococcus jenensis genomic region harbors:
- a CDS encoding DUF3159 domain-containing protein produces the protein MSDLPGDAADPPPIGERADADPTREESLARLLGGGRAAVEGSVPPVGFLVGWLASDGDLTASVVWSLAASAVVLVLSVVQRRTARAVLIGMLATAVAAMIAQQTGEARNFFLVQLLSNAASALAWIVSIAVRWPFLGLIVGGLIGTRTRWRRDPGLLRAYSRASWVWVAQYVVRVAVFTVLWWLDEATWLAIMRVALTYPLIIACVAISGWVLFASIPRGHPGIRAPQVPLG, from the coding sequence ATGTCTGATCTCCCCGGCGACGCCGCCGATCCCCCGCCCATCGGCGAGCGTGCCGACGCCGACCCGACGCGCGAGGAGTCGCTCGCGCGGCTGCTCGGCGGCGGCCGGGCGGCCGTCGAGGGCAGCGTGCCCCCGGTCGGGTTCCTCGTGGGCTGGCTCGCGAGCGACGGCGACCTCACCGCATCCGTCGTCTGGTCGCTCGCCGCGAGCGCCGTCGTCCTGGTGCTGTCCGTCGTGCAGCGCCGCACAGCGCGAGCGGTGCTCATCGGCATGCTCGCGACCGCCGTCGCCGCGATGATCGCCCAGCAGACGGGTGAGGCACGCAACTTCTTCCTCGTCCAGCTGCTGTCGAACGCGGCGAGCGCGCTCGCGTGGATCGTGTCGATCGCCGTGCGCTGGCCGTTCCTCGGCCTCATCGTCGGCGGCCTCATCGGCACCCGGACGCGATGGCGCCGGGACCCCGGGCTGCTGCGCGCGTACAGCCGCGCCTCGTGGGTCTGGGTGGCGCAGTACGTCGTCCGCGTCGCCGTCTTCACGGTGCTGTGGTGGCTCGACGAGGCGACCTGGCTCGCCATCATGCGCGTCGCGCTCACCTACCCGCTCATCATCGCCTGCGTCGCGATCTCGGGCTGGGTGCTGTTCGCATCGATCCCGCGCGGCCACCCCGGCATCCGCGCGCCGCAGGTGCCGCTCGGCTGA